Part of the Nitrosopumilus sp. genome, GATCTGAGTTTAAATTTTACACAAAATATAAGAATATGGATTAAATTAATTAAATTAGTATAAATTGACTAAATTTGTTAGACGCCTACAAAGAATCGGAAGTAGTATTCTAGTATCCTTGCCAAAAGAATGGGTCGATGCGAATAATCTTGATAAAAGTAGTCAAGTTGAACTAGAAACTGGTCAGGATAGTATTTCGATTTCCGCAAATAAAGAGATCAGACCAACAAAAGAACTCATAATTTCTTATCCTTTGGCTAAAGAAGAAAATATTGTTGCAAACATTACTGGTGCTTACTTATTGGGTTATGATGTAATTGAAATCAATTCCAAATCAGTCATTCCTGGTAAAGATAGAGAAGAAATTCGTAATTCAATGAGAAGATTAGTGGGCATGGAAATAATTGAAGAAGACTCTTCTCATATTAACATGCAATTTCTTTTGGATGCAACAACTCTTAATCCTCCAAAAATTCTCAAACGAATGAGTTCTATTTCACTAGGAATGTATGATGATGTATTAACTGGACTAATTTCTGATGACAAATCTAATCTTCAAACTTTAGCAAAACGTGATGTTGAAGTAAACAGACAATATTTTCTACTTGTAAGATTAATTCGAAGTACTCTTGTTGATAAAAGATTAGCTAATGCATTCAATCTAGAAAATATAGATGTTTTAGATTATAGAGTTGCAGCAAATGTACTTGAGAATGCAGGTGATTCGATTGTTGAATTATCAAATTTTATTTTTAATTTTTCTTTATCAAAAGAATATTCACAAAAAATTTATGATGTGGTTAGAGATTTTAATAAACTTGCAGAAAAATCTATTGATGCATTTACAAAACCTGATAGATTTTTAGCAATTGAAGCTATATCAATGCATAAACAATATCAAGATAAACTTAGTTTACTTAGAACAACAATAGGATCTAAAAAACAAATTCCATTAGATTTTCTTGATTTAATATACATGTTTGAAAGAATTGCACAATCTTGGGCTGATGTTGCAGATCTAGTTCAGCCCATTTATAGTGAATAACTAATACAATTTTTTCTTTGCAGCATATGTCAAGATTGCACAAATTGTTTTTGAATCCTGAATTTTCCCTGTTTTTATCATCGATAGAACTTTTTTAAAATCAATTTTTACTACTGATAAAATCTCATCTTCATCTAATTTCAAATCAGCAATTTTCTTTAATCCTGAGGCTAAAAAACAATGAATTACCTCAGCATTATAGCCAATTGAAGGATAATATGTTATCAAAGGAGTCATTTTTTTTGCTCTATATCCTGTTTCTTCTTCTAACTCTCTAAATGCACATTTTATTGGTTCTTCTTTTTTTTCTAATGTTCCAGCAGGAATTTCTAAAATATATCCATGTGGATATCTATGTTGTTTAACTAGAATGACTTTTTTATCTTCATCAAAAGCAAGCATTGCAGCAGCTCCCCTATGTTTAATATATTCTCGTTTAACTTTTCTTCCTTCTATTTTTCCATCATAAACACTAAGACCTAAAATTTTTCCTTCATAAATTTTAGTTTCTTTCATAGATTATATCAAAAATTATTCGTATTTAATTTGTTTGATACGATAAATGTAATTTAGGTGATTTCTTAAAATCATTGATTGCTTTTTCTATCCATTTAGTATAAAATGAAATAGTTTTTGGAATAAACAAATCAGCTGATTTTACATTTTTAACATTTCTTACTTTTTGTGTTAGTTCATCCATTTCAAAAATACTTTCACTATACATGAATAAAACAATCTGATTTTTTGCAATAAAAGGAATTTGTAAATATGAATTAGAAAATAAACCATTTAGTGTTTCTAACGTTTCTTTTAAATCTCCTTCTATCCAAGTTAAAATTACATGAGGGATAAAACTCTCAATTT contains:
- a CDS encoding phosphate uptake regulator PhoU, with protein sequence MTKFVRRLQRIGSSILVSLPKEWVDANNLDKSSQVELETGQDSISISANKEIRPTKELIISYPLAKEENIVANITGAYLLGYDVIEINSKSVIPGKDREEIRNSMRRLVGMEIIEEDSSHINMQFLLDATTLNPPKILKRMSSISLGMYDDVLTGLISDDKSNLQTLAKRDVEVNRQYFLLVRLIRSTLVDKRLANAFNLENIDVLDYRVAANVLENAGDSIVELSNFIFNFSLSKEYSQKIYDVVRDFNKLAEKSIDAFTKPDRFLAIEAISMHKQYQDKLSLLRTTIGSKKQIPLDFLDLIYMFERIAQSWADVADLVQPIYSE
- a CDS encoding NUDIX hydrolase, with product MKETKIYEGKILGLSVYDGKIEGRKVKREYIKHRGAAAMLAFDEDKKVILVKQHRYPHGYILEIPAGTLEKKEEPIKCAFRELEEETGYRAKKMTPLITYYPSIGYNAEVIHCFLASGLKKIADLKLDEDEILSVVKIDFKKVLSMIKTGKIQDSKTICAILTYAAKKKLY